The Mytilus galloprovincialis chromosome 3, xbMytGall1.hap1.1, whole genome shotgun sequence genomic interval TAACCAATCGTAATGTTACAATCGAATTTTAATGTCTTTTTCTAATAAATAAGAAATTCATTGTGTTACACATAGAACAAAATAACATTCACATAAATGATTGCCGTCCGGAAAAAAAACTGATCGATCTGTTATTATCTTTTTACCTGCCGGTTATTCACTAACTTACTCGATCGTTTCAAAGTATACATGTTTATCCCAtaattagttttctcattttggAATTACCAATAATAGTTCCTGCAGTAGCTAGGTCAACATTGAAaaattcttgtattatttttgatACAAACGTTGCAGTGCCACCAATAAGCAAAGTTTCACACACACTGCCCAAACAAAGGAAAACATATGTAGGGTTCTTTATCTGAAAGACAGTTTTCAAATCcttgaaacataaaatatatcttTCGGTCAAAGTGAGAGAAGGATACGTATTTCTGATATATGTTAGTGTTTCTGTTTGGGAATGATCGTCGGTTAAACCAATGTCatctttttactgttttttttaggGAAAAAATATGTTCATCAAAATATATCCTACATGTTGCGAAATTATAAATAATACTATAAATTGCGTCAtcatagttttatttttaaataaaaagttacaAGAACAAAAACACCGCACTTCAATGAAAATTCAATACGGAAATCCGTtattaaaagacaaaatcaaaagatctGAAACCTTTGTTCAAATTCATTTAAGTTCCATTATTTAATCAAAAGGAAACATGCTTCAAATGATGTGTTGTCGATAAAACCTTAACACGAGAGTTAAGTCCACAGATAAAGTTATTCAATAAATTCTTTACCTTgttaatttgtataaatatatttatatatatatatatatatatatttaaaaaaaagggcaacagtagtataccgctttttgaaattcataagtcgattgagaaaaaaacaaatccaggttacaaactaaaactgagggaaacacatcaaatatagaaggagaactacgacacaacagcaACACAACACtcaaatgtaacatacacagaaacgaactataatataacaatggccattttcctaacttggtacaggacattttaagaagaaaaaaacgtGGGTTGCACACTTAAATGAGGAACACagttaaataacaaaatgtacactttaatttttacaatgtaaataaataaagctTATTTGGTTGTTGGACCATTAATAAATAAACAGTGACAATATGCCTTACTTCAAAATCAAATCATGCTACAGGTTCGTAAAGGTTATAGTAGCTTACAAAAGGTGAATAGTTTATTGTTTGACTAACAAAAACCAAATCAACACGAAATACACAGTCAAATCGTGCAACTATAAAAGAAAATGTCGAACAATTTCGTtgtatatttgtgtttgtttgaatGAATGATTTAAACATCAGTTTGGTTGCAAAACCTTATCAAGCTCAAATATATCCAATCCAAACTAATAACTGAAACCACTTAAAAGACATTAAGGCAAAAGTTTAGCATTATGTTGGATATAACTATTTATTAAAGTCACGTGTTATATCAAATTGtagcaaatcaaaataaaaacctATTCCACATTAAGATTTTAAAATCAAACACATGGACAGGATTGGGTACCATGTTTGCATATGGTTATCACCACAACAAGGACTGAATATGAAACACAAACAACTTACCTTCGTGTGTACCCCTCATAGATATTATCAAGATTAATCAATAATATTATGAATTCAAATCTTACCAAAAGCTGGAACGAACGAGGAAAATCTTTCAAGTTTTTACCAAATGATGCTTGTGCGATGATTTCTTCTGCATCATTATCGTACGCTTCTGACTTTCTTTGGTTTTGGAGCTCTTCATAACCTTGTCAATGTTAAAAacaacctggttttgtggctagccaaacgaGTAACGGCACACAAATTTACAATAAGATTTTTCAAAACACCaattaattaaatatgaaaacttttcCTTGgcaagattgtgtggaagtgtagtgtagagagtagaaaaatcataactgtcaacagaattaaAAGAACCATCACGTTTTTGGTGGAATTACAATCATTATATGAattcttttgaaataaagtttGGAAAACCAGAATTATGAATTAAGAGTATAAAGCCAATTTTTACTGAAAATAACAGACAGAGGTGTGCAAAAGATTTTTTACTGATGGAGTTGTAACCTTAGTTTAAGAAAAAATCTATTATATGTTGATCATTGAATTGACAGAAGAGTTTTATTTTAATCATACTCTCGATATATCTGAAGCTATAAAAAAAGATAAGCATTTACCTGGAAGACGTCGAGGATACCCAAGTATTGGAAAAGCAACTAGAATAAATGCTGGAACAGCTATTATGAATCCAATCCACCATGCTCCTACCCATTGTGGATCTGATGATGTCAGTGGTAAGCTGAAGCAATAGAACGTTAATACTGCTCTCCTTTTATTAATGATCAACTTGGTTAGATAACCATGATAAACAGGAATTAGTAAGGTTAAAATACATACAAAGCGCATGGGTTAAAATATGTCATAGAGACcgagaagaaattaaaaatatatttagaagGCACgtgaatcaaaatattttaaaaattccgGAAAGGCATGAATCAAATCATTTTGAAAACACCGTGAAGAACGAGTATCAACATAAGTTAGAGACCatagaaaaaaggaaaatcacaaaaaggaaaatctaatcggagaGTCCATAACtacatagcaaaatcaaatgacaaaacacatcaataacgaatggacaagaactgtcatattcctgacttggtacaggctttttcaaatgtagaaaatggtggattaaacctagttttataccACTAAACTTCTCACTTtggtgacagtctcatcaaattccgttatatttacaatgatgcgtgaactaaacagacataagaattaaaatagtcaaaatatgggtaaagCAGttatcatcgtgtaacaattttaaattttgggtcctcaatgctcttcaactttgtatttgtttggctttttaactatttggatttgagcgtcactgatgagtcttatgtagacgaaacgcgcgtctggcgtataaaattataatcctggtacttttgataactattaaaaggAACAacttaacagaacacaaaaatatCTATCTAGAAAGAACATGAATAGTCAAAATTTGAAGGTACTAAACAGGAACATGTACCGAAAAAGATTGAAAATACTTTTGGAAGAACATAGATTCATTCTAGGATAGTTTGACAAACATAAATGCTGAAAGATGGAAGGTACTTAATcggaacataaataaaaacaaaggaaGAACATTAATAAAACAAAGACTGCAGATGCGTAGGAACAACTTAAAGGGAAAATGGTTTCTTCGTCGGTTGAAATATGATTATTAACTAGCTCTCATTAAACGCGAATACTCTTAGACTGGtttctgtgtttatttttatcGTTCTTAATCCTTTGTCGACCATTTTCATTAGTCTACTGGAAACGTTTGTGTGCATAACAATTGTACTTACTTAGCCACGTCAAGTTTGTCTACGTCAACAAAGACATTCAGAAAACTACCTCCTACGATATAACCTGTGGCAACCCCAACTGCATCTGAGCATAGAGTTAAACCTGTAATAAAAACGTTGAGAATATCGAATAATTATGAACCTTGCATTGTATCTCGCTACCTttttaaattgtatgtgtaaGAAAACGCTCTGGTTTAAGTCACTTTCAAATTATTTCTTATCATCATTTCTAACGTCCAATTTTACATAACTTAAACAAAAGGAAGCAATTTCAAGAACTTTGAATTAGCAATCTGTTTTATGtctataggtgtcagaccaccaattactccctccaatttagaacgtatgagaaagtaggcctactcggacaaaaaaaagttgcatttgatgtcattgtttacttaaactaaccaacaaattggtagaattgaaacttttggtgaaaggaaaatatattaagaccattttgagcccaaatttacttgtctatgagtttgcattcagaattgaggattaatgcactccatagtatactaatttaagatttccagaaaaccaggggttatttttagtggtacttTTTTCGGGAGACCTCTTCTTTCTTATGTGATTTTTAAACGTATGTTAAAAATTTGCATGTAGAAAGCtggtacatgtacaattcaggatatacatggtttctatgaagttaaccTTAacgtaaaatatttagaaagctgtgaaaattgcaaaatttggttcaacagatagggacttttaattgatGGTCTGACACCGTAAAATGATGAGATTTATAAAAGGAAACTTCATAGCAACACTATTCATCTCACCTATATAAAATGATGTtaatttctgtttacagttttcGTCTATATAACTAAGCCCAATAGTAAACATGGGTACAGCACCTATTCCTAATAACATCTGTCCAACAATAAACAAGGCATAATAAACTTTGTAGTATTCTTTGATTTCACCAACGTCCGAGGAACATGAAGACGTTTTATTTCTTGTGCTGCAAAGGTTGTCACTTCCATTCTTAGAGGAATCTAGTGAAATATGGAAAATTAAATACCGCAACTCCCTTATTTCAATATTATTCCCTTATCATGGCGAAGTCGTAGAAATGAAACATATCTTAAATTTTCTTTAATCAGAAATTTATTTAGTATTGACTACATGTattcaaaaagagggacgaaagataccagagggtcagtcaaactcataaagcgaaaataaactgacaccgccatggctaaaaatggaaaagacaaacagacaaacaatagtacacatgacacaacatagaaaactaaagaataagcaacacgaaccccaccaaaaactagggataaACTCAGGTGTTCCggtagggtaagcagattctgctccacatgtggcatccgccGTGTTGGTTATGTTTAAATAATCAACTGCTTAACTTCTGTTTTCAGAGAACCTTTGGGTATATGTGCTAccatttcattgatttttaaacaGACCTCATgattttaacccccccccccccacacaaaaaaaacagtttgttttgcaaatttataataatgaaaatCATTCTTTAAAATTGTGTAATTGATCGAGGTATGTTTTACATACGCActgtatataaacaaataaaataacccAGGTTAGATCTAATGAAACTTGAGAATTACTCATACCTGATATTGTGTAAGCATACTTTTCTCCTATAAACTGCGGAAGAGAAAATACAAGACAACCAAACGCCATTAATAAGATTCCAGCCCCCATCAGTTTAGGTTTATGTCGTCTTTCTCCAAAGTAACCGAGAAAGATTAATAGAACGAAAGCTCCAAAATCATTGGCACTGACAATGATGGCCGATTTTGAACTGGATAGTTCATAACGTTTTTCTAGAGCTGGAATGATTACATTCACCACGCCACTTACAATGAATCCATCGAAAAAAGTGAAAATGCATTGCCAGAAAACGTGCCATCGGATTGAATTCAGTCTCTGTGTAcaactgaatataaaaaaaacaacgtagtcatgtataatttgtaaaaatcCAGAGGATAccttaatgaaaaataaaaatataattacagtaaaaacaaacaacatcGTGGCCTAAAAGAAAACATCGAAAGGACAAACAACGATTTACAACGCTACATAGAACAATACGATGCCCAACATCCATTAGTAGACAGACTTATTATTATTACAATGTGAAAGAACatcaagtcaggaacctgtagttCAGTGTACGTTTTATTCTTTCATCACAAATATGACCTTTGTTTTTcgcttgaaatatattttgtcatttagaaGCCGTTTGTAGCTTATTATATGATAAGGGTTTTGCTTTTTATCGAAAGACGCATTGTAGCCTGTCTAcgccgtttctttttttttataagaattaatattttgaattatttaacataCCCAAAAAACTATGATTAGTTATCATtacaccaagtcaggaatatggcagttgttatcagaTGGTCCGCTTGCACTTGTagttctgtgtttctgttgttcccgTGTTttatgcctgtttgttttgttcacacatagttGTCCTTATAATGGTATTgatatacaagtgagaggtttagctagctacaaaaccaggtttaatccaccattttttacataagaatatgcctgtaccaagtcaggaatatgacagttgttatctattcgtttgatgtgtttgaactttttaatTCTGCCATTtcatttgggactttcctttctgaattttcttcggagttcaatatttttgtgattttacgttttcctcggagttcagtacttttgtgattttaccttttccTCCTATAATTAATTTGTTTCCATCTGTTAGTAACCGGATTTAATTTGTTATTcagattattttttgtttaaacaaattaTGACTATAATActgcggtatattactgttgcctttatttaatgaaaactatgtatataaaaaaagattacCTAAATTTTATTGGCCCACACCCATAGCGGCGATCTTCATTTTGATTGGCGACCATTCTCGATTACACAGAAAAAAGAACCTGTAACAAATAGCTAGTATGTACAACAAGTCCTTTTTATCTATAAGCTAATTTAACATTATGAACAATTTCAATACAAGAACATCGAGTTTAAAAATTCATGAATTTTCCTACCGATATGGTATTTAGAAAGTGACAACCCTATTATCACACTATACATACTATATTCAGAAATTTAAAAACTTGTTTTATTATCCTTTAAATACGGCATAAAGAAAGTAATAACTGTATCATAACCCCATAAAGCAATAATCAAAGACCTGATATCTGATAATTCTATATTACATGTAGACAATTTAAGGAACTGTTTGAACCACCGTCAAAGATTGTCATTAATTACAATTGTTTAAcagtaaatgtaaacaaaatataatgaCACCATTCCGACCTTCGCTGTTTTGTTTAGTGATAAACCAATCGGGGAAATGCCATCCTCGGATCAACTATTCCTACTGTCTTAACTTTACAATGTACGACTTATTGCCAATTTTATACGAAATACTGGGGTTATTTCTGGCATCTCTTTTATTGCGTATGAAGTTATTTGTACCAAAAAAGTTTGGATTGACCCTGCAATACAAGTCTAACAAAACCTCGGTAAAGTTAAGTATGGTATTAGattgagaatggacatggggaatgtgtcaaagagacaacaacccgaccataaaacagacaacagcagaaggtcaccaataaatattcaatgcagcgagaaattcccgcacccggaggcgtccttcagctggcctctgaacaaatatatatactagttcagtgaaaatgaacgccatactaaactccaaattctacacaagaaactaaaattaaaaataatacaagactaacgaaggccagaggctcctgacttgggacaggtgcaaaaatgtggcggggttaaatttgtttatgagatctcaactctccccctatacctctagcaaatgtagaaaagtaaacgcataacaataaggacattgaaattcagttcaagagaagtccgagtctgatgtcagaagatgtaacaaaagaaaataaacaaaatgacaataatacataaataacaaaagactactagcagttaactgacatgccagctccagactttaatttaactgattgaaagattatgtcttcatcatatgaatatcaggcatgaTCCCGCCCGTTAgcggtttagtatcatactaacataacatatatgagaagaacataacccgtgacATGcacaacaactggtttttagataaatgtgtttagttcctaTCAAAGACAATTCAATCCCGCTTatgcatattttaatttttggacATAGACAGTGATGAGGTACATATAAAAACAATTCTGTCACATAAACATTTATATGAGGTTATGATAGAtataaaatggaaaataatgAATAACATTTGGGAATAtctaattttaatgtttttttataattatgtttctAAGCCTACCTCTTTCTATTCTGTCTTATCCTTGTTTTTACATCTTTATTGTTTCTTATTACATAAAGATCAAACATAACTTAGATAAACATTCGGTTTACATATAAATGTGTAATAGTCTTTGTCGCTTCATATCTCAAATCTTTTAGATAACCGTTTATCAGAATGGACCCTACATATCActgaaaatgtcatttatttttcACTATTATCTATGCATGTTATTGTTCATAAAATTCTGGTAAAACACAAGACTAAGTGGtgcatttatgattttttaaattcttttaaaacttttttcttttttttttcatattattttatgtttcatgaAACATATGTTCGTCTTATTTACATGTTAGTGGAAGATGCATTAAAAACaaagttgtattttattttgGCAATGTTGATTGAGCTATTGTTATACGgtcaacattttattaatgtcctTCTATTGGCTCGGGTGTAGAGTTGTCTGATTCACATTTATACTACACATTCTTACTCTTATTAAGTTGAAGGCTTTGTTGTTCGTACTGTGAAGATGCAGTAGAATGCGCCCCGTACTTGTTGTATATGTACTTATATTTTACAGTTGTTTATTATTGAGATAGTTTTCTATGTCTTCTATTATATTCAATTTCAACTATCTATTGCATAAAGGACATAAATTTTGTAATCCATGTGATCTGCATATACGACATATACaacttgaaaaatcatatttttattttgatcgGCGATGACACCGGTAGAAGTACCTGTAACAACTAGCTAGTATGTACAACAAGTCCTTTTTATCTAGGTTTGGTAAATACTATTACACATATTTGACCGAAACCATATATCATGTTTTCTCTGATgattaatgacgtctttacactaaaccAATTGGATGTTGGGTTGATGGATTGaatgatttttgttgttttaacgccacttttaagcaccgtatttaggctatttcgtggcgacCAGTttgtattggtggaggaagccgacgTGTcaagagaaaaccaccgacctttgataggaaaactgaaaatcctagtcaattaagattgaagtcgagtGTTCCAGCACGCGCGGGGTTTGAGCTCAGTGTTgattggctagtgattacagtagtaccTACTTAAACCATTCGGTCACTGAGGTTCCTTTTTATATGGTGATTGTGGAAGGA includes:
- the LOC143066971 gene encoding solute carrier organic anion transporter family member 4A1-like isoform X1; translated protein: MVANQNEDRRYGCGPIKFSCTQRLNSIRWHVFWQCIFTFFDGFIVSGVVNVIIPALEKRYELSSSKSAIIVSANDFGAFVLLIFLGYFGERRHKPKLMGAGILLMAFGCLVFSLPQFIGEKYAYTISDSSKNGSDNLCSTRNKTSSCSSDVGEIKEYYKVYYALFIVGQMLLGIGAVPMFTIGLSYIDENCKQKLTSFYIGLTLCSDAVGVATGYIVGGSFLNVFVDVDKLDVANLPLTSSDPQWVGAWWIGFIIAVPAFILVAFPILGYPRRLPGYEELQNQRKSEAYDNDAEEIIAQASFGKNLKDFPRSFQLLIKNPTYVFLCLGSVCETLLIGGTATFVSKIIQEFFNVDLATAGTIIGAITIPGSGGGMIFGGYMVKRLNLKLRGIIYFCCISIGLAALLGPIFLSSCPSQPLAGVSTDYKVEIGTSLIAGCNNDCGCTTAGFEPICDQNKTVYFSPCYAGCTKAIITNGTKSYMNCDCISSAQNTALAVSGACSDKCNWFYVFCVLFFLIMWFTFSTMSPILTAIFRCVPHDQRSFAISLQVLLVRLLGTTPGPIFLGAIIDSSCDVWQNTCGKRGSCWIYNKTDLGLRIMVWWICLKVFGLIFLFLAAKVYKPRRESTELKVSQPESVKAQNKLDREKEFTKL
- the LOC143066971 gene encoding solute carrier organic anion transporter family member 4A1-like isoform X2, with translation MVANQNEDRRYGCGPIKFSCTQRLNSIRWHVFWQCIFTFFDGFIVSGVVNVIIPALEKRYELSSSKSAIIVSANDFGAFVLLIFLGYFGERRHKPKLMGAGILLMAFGCLVFSLPQFIGEKYAYTISGLTLCSDAVGVATGYIVGGSFLNVFVDVDKLDVANLPLTSSDPQWVGAWWIGFIIAVPAFILVAFPILGYPRRLPGYEELQNQRKSEAYDNDAEEIIAQASFGKNLKDFPRSFQLLIKNPTYVFLCLGSVCETLLIGGTATFVSKIIQEFFNVDLATAGTIIGAITIPGSGGGMIFGGYMVKRLNLKLRGIIYFCCISIGLAALLGPIFLSSCPSQPLAGVSTDYKVEIGTSLIAGCNNDCGCTTAGFEPICDQNKTVYFSPCYAGCTKAIITNGTKSYMNCDCISSAQNTALAVSGACSDKCNWFYVFCVLFFLIMWFTFSTMSPILTAIFRCVPHDQRSFAISLQVLLVRLLGTTPGPIFLGAIIDSSCDVWQNTCGKRGSCWIYNKTDLGLRIMVWWICLKVFGLIFLFLAAKVYKPRRESTELKVSQPESVKAQNKLDREKEFTKL